The DNA region GCTCGCGGGTCATGATCGCCATGACCTCGTTCAGGTCGGCATCGGGTGTCACGTAGATGACCTTGCGCGTCATGAGCTCGCTGACCGGCGTGTCGCGGGCGGTGCGGCCCTGGATGGTGATGAAGCGCAGGTAGTCGCGCTCGGACATGATGCCGCGGATCTGCCCATCGACCGTGATCAGGATGGCGCCGACGTTGTTCTCGACCATGCGGGTGACGGCGACGAAGACCGTGTCGTCGGGCTTGGCGGTGATGAGCGTCTGCTCGCCCTTGGTCTTGAGCAGCTCCTTGATCTTTTTGGCCGGCATGGGGACCTCCTCGGGGAACGGGTGGGGAGTGGCGGTCCTGGAATCTAAATGTCAGTCTACCTTGGATTTCGCGGCTGCGCTACATGGTAATGATTTCACAGACGGGGTCTTTGCCGAAAACAGGCTTGTCCCCACCGCCGGGTGGTATATGTTCAGCGCCCGCTCCGCACCGGACGGGAGACCACGCGAGGTGAGCGACCATGTACGAGGATTTCGAGGATCTCCGGGACAACTGTCCGGCCCGCATCCGGGCGGTGATCGCCATCGACCTGGAGCATGACGACGACCGTCGGATGGCGGACGTGTGGACGGCCACGGGGAACGACGAGTTCCGCCTCTACCTCAACGGCGCGGTCTCCGGTTTCTGGGAGGAGGAGATCCGTCGGCGGGGCGGCCGCTCCGTGCCCGACGACGGGCTGGCCATCGAGATCGGCCTGGACAGCTACAGCGACGTGGAGATGGGATCGTCGCTGTACCTCGAACTGATGGCCTACTGCGGAACGGAGGGGGTGGGTGACCTGGCCTGGAAGGTGTTCGACGACGATCACCTGGAACGGCGGTTCGCGGCCCACCTGGAGGGAGAAACCCTGAAACTGCTGGGAGAACACGTGGATGTGGAGGGCGTCCGCTGCTCGGTCGAGGTGACCGAGGTCGAAGAGATCTGACCGCGCGCGAGCCGACGGAAGGACGACCATGGAGGCGGAACTGCCGCAGCCCGGCGACACCCTCACGGGTGCCGCCGCCGACTATCTGTCCCGGATGCTGATCACCGTCGAGGAGTCGCCCGAGGCGATCTTCTGGATGGGCGAATCGGGCTCCTTCGTCCACGTCAACCGCCAGGCCTGCGCCTCGCTCGGCTACACGCGCGAGGAACTGCTGGGCCTGAAGCTGTGGGACATCGACCCGGACTTCCCCCCGGACCGCTGGGCCGAGCAGTGGAAACTCCTCGCCGCGGCCGGTCGCCGCA from bacterium includes:
- a CDS encoding CBS domain-containing protein; this encodes MPAKKIKELLKTKGEQTLITAKPDDTVFVAVTRMVENNVGAILITVDGQIRGIMSERDYLRFITIQGRTARDTPVSELMTRKVIYVTPDADLNEVMAIMTRERIRHIPVLEGQTLLGMVSIGDVVKQISANQSEQIDVLVAYINEGYPGPNRSA